The Vigna unguiculata cultivar IT97K-499-35 chromosome 6, ASM411807v1, whole genome shotgun sequence genome contains a region encoding:
- the LOC114187353 gene encoding cytochrome P450 71D11-like: MAELVLYFSALFFCVFTTLILRKLGKKADDTATPSNMPNGPTKLPIIGNIHNLVSSHPHRKLRDLALKYGPLMHLQLGEVSTIVISSPECAKEVMKTHDINFATRPKVLAIDVLNYNCTSIAFAPYGNYWKEVRKISMLEFLSQKRVNSYEAIREEELFNLVKWIDAQKGSLVNLTEAVLSFIYTIASRAALGKKFKDHDNFISVITKLTKLAGGFYIGDFFPSAVWLQHVTGMRQKLERLHQQADRIMENIINEAKDYQREAANLLDVLIQYENGSKPDFSLTRNNMKAIIMDIFGAGGETSATTIDWAMAEMMKNSRVMKKAQDEVREVFNMKGRVDENSLHQLKYLKLVVKETLRLHPPTPLLLPRECGETCEISGYKIPAKSKVIVNAWAIGRDSNYWTEPESFFPERFIHSHIDYKGNDFEYIPFGAGRRICPGITFASRVIELALASLLYHFDWKLPSGMINEDLNMTEDFGVTVRRKHHLFLLAFPYLPLSVPSISH; the protein is encoded by the exons ATGGCTGAATTAGTTCTCTACTTTTCAGCTCTTTTCTTCTGTGTCTTCACAACCCTTATACTCAGAAAATTAGGAAAGAAAGCTGATGACACAGCCACACCCTCTAACATGCCCAATGGGCCTACAAAGCTACCTATCATAGGTAACATACACAACTTGGTATCCTCTCATCCACATAGAAAATTAAGAGACCTGGCCTTAAAATATGGACCCTTGATGCATCTCCAACTTGGAGAGGTTTCTACCATTGTCATTTCATCCCCTGAGTGTGCTAAGGAAGTGATGAAAACCCATGACATTAACTTCGCCACAAGGCCTAAAGTCCTGGCCATTGATGTACTGAATTATAACTGCACAAGCATCGCTTTTGCTCCTTATGGAAATTATTGGAAGGAGGTAAGAAAAATTTCCATGTTGGAGTTCTTAAGCCAAAAACGTGTGAACTCATACGAGGCAATAAGAGAAGAGGAACTGTTCAATCTTGTGAAGTGGATAGATGCACAGAAAGGATCCCTCGTCAACCTCACTGAAGCTGTACTTTCATTCATTTATACAATTGCTTCAAGGGCTGCCTTAGGTAAGAAATTCAAAGACCATGACAACTTTATATCAGTTATTACAAAATTAACCAAACTTGCTGGAGGTTTCTACATCGGAGATTTTTTTCCTTCTGCTGTTTGGCTGCAACATGTAACTGGAATGAGGCAGAAGCTCGAGAGGTTGCATCAACAGGCTGATCGGATAATGGAAAACATTATCAATGAGGCCAAAGATTACCAAAGGGAAGCAGCAAATCTCTTGGATGTTCTGATACAGTACGAGAATGGCAGCAAGCCGGATTTTTCTTTAACCAGGAATAACATGAAGGCAATAATTATG GACATTTTTGGTGCTGGAGGTGAGACATCAGCAACAACCATTGATTGGGCCATGGctgaaatgatgaagaattCAAGGGTAATGAAAAAAGCACAAGATGAGGTTAGAGAGGTATTCAACATGAAAGGAAGGGTCGATGAAAATTCTCTGCatcaactaaaatatttgaaactaGTTGTAAAAGAAACCTTAAGATTGCACCCTCCAACTCCTCTATTGCTTCCAAGAGAATGTGGTGAAACATGTGAGATTAGTGGCTATAAGATACCAGCCAAAAGCAAGGTGATAGTGAATGCTTGGGCAATTGGAAGAGATTCCAACTACTGGACTGAACCAGAGAGCTTTTTTCCAGAGAGATTCATTCACAGCCATATTGACTACAAAGGAAATGACTTTGAGTACATTCCTTTTGGAGCTGGAAGAAGGATATGTCCGGGAATCACATTTGCATCCAGAGTTATTGAATTGGCCCTTGCAAGCTTGCTCTATCACTTTGATTGGAAGCTTCCAAGTGGAATGATAAATGAAGATTTGAACATGACTGAGGACTTTGGAGTCACAGTTCGAAGAAAGCATCATCTGTTCTTGCTTGCCTTTCCTTATCTTCCTCTCTCTGTCCCATCAATTTCACATTAA
- the LOC114188419 gene encoding uncharacterized protein LOC114188419, with amino-acid sequence MTTHNIEATSEVAILAGDELDPRINFEIPMAKGDKLKTAFITEEANLYYKKIPRFMLTQCEIEANPEKCQTNINMRSPTNIKEMQHLVGRLTSISRFLPKLAEKTRPMVKLLKKSAKLTWDDTCQQNFDELKQLLTNPPILNKPNPDLPLVVYISASANAINVAIVQEVHNEQQPIYFISRILQDPETCYQMVEKVALSVIAVIA; translated from the exons ATGACGACCCACAACATAGAAGCAACTTCAGAAGTAGCAATATTGGCCGGAGATGAGCTCGATCCTAGAATCAACTTCGAA ATACCTATGGCTAAAGGCGACAAGCTGAAGACCGCGTTCATCACAGAAGAGGCCAACCTATACTACaag AAAATTCCTAGGTTCATGCTCACACAGTGCGAGATTGAAGCTAATCCAGAGAAATGCCAGACAAATATTAATATGAGAAGCCCAACCAACATCAAAGAAATGCAACACCTAGTGGGAAGATTGACTTCCATATCCCGCTTCCTACCCAAGCTCGCAGAAAAAACCAGGCCAATGGTTAAATTGCTTAAAAAGTCAGCCAAGTTAACATGGGATGATACTTGTCAGCAAAACTTCGATGAACTCAAGCAACTCCTCACAAACCCACCCATCCTTAACAAACCAAACCCTGACTTACCCCTGGTAGTTTACATATCAGCTTCCGCTAACGCCATCAACGTCGCAATAGTCCAAGAAGTGCACAATGAACAACAACCAATTTATTTCATTAGCCGCATACTACAAGACCCCGAGACATGTTACCAAATGGTAGAGAAGGTCGCTTTATCAGTCATAGCGGTCATTGCCTGA
- the LOC114187481 gene encoding UDP-glycosyltransferase 73C4-like encodes MHMLLHHYKIWGIKQSWFSKQTIFTTQFICSDILLHNSFASFIVAMVSETTELHFVLFPLMAQGHMIPMMDISRLLAQRGAVVTIFTTPKNASRFNSVLSRAVSSGLQIRLLQQHFPAKEVGLPEGCENLDMMTSMDMINKMYNAINMLQKSAEELFEALTPKPSCIISDLCFPWTAQLAEKHHIPRISFHGFSCFCLHCMHQLHINSEVCESIISESEYFTIPEIPDQIQVTKEQIPLMIPRSNEEKIFSEQVREAEKKSYGVIINTFEELEKAYVRDFKKVKNNKAWFIGPVSLCNKDGLDKIERGNQASISEHRCLKWLDVQQPKSVVYVCFGSICNLIPSQLVELALALEDTKRAFVWVIREGRQFQELENWISEEGFEERTKGRGLIIRGWAPQVIILSHPSIGGFLTHCGWNSTLEAISGGVPLVTWPMFGDQFLNEKLVTHVLKIGVSVGAEVPLKWGEGEEEKRGVMVKKDDIKKGICMVMDEDGEESKERRERLIKMSEMANRAVQEEGSSHLALTSLIQHIMQQSG; translated from the coding sequence ATGCATATGCTCTTACATCATTATAAAATCTGGGGAATTAAGCAGTCATGGTTTTCCAAACAAACAATCTTCACTACACAATTCATTTGCAGTGACATACTACTGCATAATTCATTTGCCTCTTTTATAGTAGCCATGGTTTCCGAAACAACCGAGCTTCACTTCGTCTTGTTTCCCCTAATGGCTCAAGGCCACATGATCCCAATGATGGATATTTCAAGATTATTGGCACAGCGTGGTGCGGTTGTTACCATATTCACCACACCAAAAAATGCATCACGTTTCAATTCAGTTCTTTCTCGTGCTGTTTCATCTGGTCTTCAAATTCGACTTCTACAACAGCATTTTCCAGCAAAAGAGGTAGGACTACCCGAAGGGTGTGAGAATCTGGACATGATGACATCAATGGATATGATCAACAAAATGTACAATGCCATCAACATGCTTCAGAAGTCGGCCGAGGAATTGTTTGAAGCACTAACACCAAAACCAAGTTGCATAATCTCTGACCTGTGTTTTCCCTGGACCGCTCAACTAGCTGAAAAGCATCATATTCCAAGGATTTCTTTCCACGGATTTTCTTGCTTCTGCCTTCATTGTATGCACCAGCTACACATTAATTCAGAGGTTTGTGAAAGCATCATCTCAGAATCAGAGTATTTCACTATTCCTGAAATACCTGACCAAATCCAAGTTACCAAAGAGCAGATACCTCTGATGATTCCGAGatcaaatgaagaaaaaatatttagcgAGCAGGTACGTGAAGCTGAAAAGAAGTCTTATGGGGTTATTATAAATACTTTTGAGGAGTTGGAGAAAGCATATGTGAGGGATTTCAAGaaggttaaaaataataaggcaTGGTTCATTGGTCCTGTTTCATTATGCAACAAAGATGGTTTGGACAAGATTGAAAGAGGCAACCAGGCCTCAATCAGTGAGCACCGTTGCTTGAAGTGGCTAGATGTGCAACAACCAAAGTCTGTGGTGTATGTTTGTTTTGGAAGCATATGCAACTTGATTCCTTCACAACTTGTGGAGTTGGCCTTGGCCTTGGAAGATACAAAAAGGGCATTTGTATGGGTTATTAGGGAGGGAAGGCAGTTCCAAGAACTGGAAAACTGGATCTCTGAGGAAGGGTTTGAGGAAAGGACGAAAGGGAGAGGCCTTATAATTCGAGGTTGGGCACCACAAGTAATCATATTATCACACCCTTCCATTGGAGGATTCTTAACACACTGTGGTTGGAATTCAACACTTGAAGCGATAAGCGGTGGAGTGCCACTTGTTACTTGGCCTATGTTTGGTGATCAATTTTTAAACGAGAAGCTTGTTACTCACGTGTTGAAGATTGGGGTGAGCGTTGGGGCAGAGGTTCCATTGAAGTggggagagggagaggaagagAAGAGAGGTGTGATGGTGAAGAAGGATGATATTAAGAAGGGAATATGCATGGTGATGGATGAAGATGGAGAAGAaagcaaagagagaagagaaaggttAATCAAAATGAGTGAAATGGCAAACAGAGCTGTTCAAGAAGAAGGCTCTTCTCATCTTGCCCTCACTTCTCTTATCCAACACATCATGCAACAATCAGGataa
- the LOC114188420 gene encoding uncharacterized protein LOC114188420 yields MSKYCQYHHNNGYTTEECETLRDKVEELNRIGHLKHYVKNTGEEGSRPRYDKTDNGRFERREERRPEHKESRREPGRNPNLERRMEQQQQDKRLDDRPPMRGTINTISRGFAGGGRFSSSRKRHLRAIQSVHAIVGRSQRRMPPIIFTNSDFRGFDPNQDDLMVITVELKSSAIKKILVDQGSSVDILYWKTFEKLQIPLEDLAPYDKSIYDFARERVPTRGYVDLHTTFRWGREIKTIPIRYLVVDTHISYNMLLGRPSLNALGAVVSTPTLP; encoded by the coding sequence ATGAGCAAGTATTGCCAATACCACCATAACAATGGATACACAACCGAAGAATGTGAAACCTTGCGAGACAAAGTAGAAGAGCTAAACCGCATTGGTCATCTCAAACATTACGTCAAAAATACGGGAGAAGAAGGTTCTCGACCTCGCTACGACAAAACCGATAATGGAAGATTTGAACGAAGGGAGGAAAGAAGACCTGAGCACAAGGAATCGAGAAGGGAACCTGGAAGAAACCCGAATCTAGAACGAAGGATGGAGCAGCAACAACAGGACAAACGCCTAGATGACAGACCCCCCATGAGGGGAACAATCAATACCATCTCTAGAGGTTTTGCAGGAGGAGGGCGCTTCTCTTCCTCTAGGAAGAGGCATCTGAGAGCCATCCAATCTGTCCACGCCATAGTAGGTAGGTCCCAAAGGAGGATGCCTCCCATAATATTCACAAACTCGGACTTTAGGGGGTTTGACCCAAATCAAGATGACCTTATGGTCATAACGGTGGAACTCAAAAGTTCCGCTATCAAAAAGATTCTGGTCGACCAAGGAAGCTCGGTCGACATCTTATATTGGAAGACCTTTGAGAAACTTCAGATTCCCCTAGAAGACTTAGCACCATATGATAAATCTATATACGACTTTGCTAGAGAAAGAGTCCCAACAAGAGGTTATGTTGACCTACACACGACTTTCAGATGGGGAAGGGAAATTAAAACCATACCCATACGATACTTGGTCGTAGACACCCATATCTCTTATAACATGCTCCTGGGACGCCCATCACTTAATGCCCTTGGTGCGGTAGTCTCCACCCCCACCTTGCCATGA